In Pseudobdellovibrionaceae bacterium, the following proteins share a genomic window:
- a CDS encoding DHH family phosphoesterase: MNSLNVERLVRKIQSVKSVLLTTHKQCDGDGLGAMLGLYHALRKNGHEVRVMTVDDVPSKYSYLEPEKVLEVFEGPHRPLDPTELALIFDTNDRRMVEPLYQELEKHCREILFVDHHPVLNQGPEPTPGSFIDTRAASTGEISYFIIKGLGIRLDENIARALYTSIAFDTQLFRYVKSSPTSHLISAELLEYERNPEEIHQNLFSTHSIGKVAFLSKVLSEIEFFGDGTLAVLKLKSQDLDDHDLEMDDARDVIDMIMNINSLQAAALFREEAPNVYKLSLRSKGKIEILGIAESFQGGGHLFAAGALLKGKYADLKNQVVDQILHRLDIPSPSNRK; the protein is encoded by the coding sequence ATGAACTCTCTCAATGTCGAGCGCCTGGTGCGCAAAATTCAAAGTGTGAAGTCGGTCCTTTTGACCACTCACAAACAATGTGATGGCGATGGCCTTGGTGCCATGCTAGGCCTCTATCATGCCCTTCGCAAAAACGGGCACGAGGTTAGGGTGATGACGGTCGATGATGTTCCGTCTAAGTACTCCTACCTGGAGCCTGAGAAGGTACTAGAGGTTTTTGAAGGTCCCCACCGCCCCCTCGATCCAACTGAATTGGCATTGATCTTTGATACCAATGACAGGCGGATGGTGGAGCCCCTGTACCAGGAGCTGGAGAAACACTGCCGGGAAATCCTTTTTGTCGATCACCACCCGGTCTTAAACCAAGGGCCTGAGCCCACTCCAGGATCATTTATCGATACCCGAGCGGCAAGCACTGGCGAAATCTCCTATTTTATCATTAAGGGCCTGGGGATTCGCCTGGATGAGAATATTGCCCGAGCTCTTTACACTAGCATTGCCTTCGACACTCAGCTTTTTCGCTACGTCAAAAGCTCACCCACTTCTCATTTAATCTCTGCGGAGCTACTTGAGTACGAGCGAAATCCTGAAGAGATCCACCAGAATCTATTTTCGACTCATTCAATTGGCAAGGTCGCCTTTCTCTCCAAAGTCCTCAGTGAAATTGAGTTTTTTGGCGACGGCACTTTGGCTGTGCTAAAACTCAAGTCTCAGGACTTGGACGATCATGATTTGGAAATGGATGATGCCCGAGACGTGATCGATATGATCATGAACATTAACTCCCTTCAGGCGGCAGCTCTTTTTCGAGAAGAAGCTCCCAACGTATACAAGCTCAGTCTGCGCAGTAAAGGGAAGATTGAAATCCTTGGTATTGCGGAAAGCTTCCAGGGCGGAGGCCATTTGTTTGCTGCCGGCGCCCTGTTAAAGGGAAAATACGCGGATTTAAAGAACCAGGTTGTGGATCAGATCCTCCACCGGCTGGATATCCCCTCACCCTCCAACAGGAAATGA
- the tsaA gene encoding tRNA (N6-threonylcarbamoyladenosine(37)-N6)-methyltransferase TrmO, which yields MASWSFEPIGVVQSCFAEKFGTPKQGRISPNSRAVIKLSEHLDAPAMLDGLQAFSHIWLLWVFHANSNRASLKKVRPPRLAGEKAGVFASRSPHRPNPIGLSAVRLDKIEGSILHISGVDLISGTPVLDIKPYIPEWDSLPEASDGWLSQHPDPIYSVTFSPLALETMKALEAEQFLALPLNEIQSAIRECLERDPRPTPYRRLEAKQSPNIKDGYGFEIYGLNVCFQWEGNGFLVTRVERTTKESTNDTGPNHSAD from the coding sequence ATGGCCAGTTGGTCTTTTGAACCGATCGGTGTGGTTCAATCCTGTTTTGCCGAGAAGTTCGGCACTCCGAAGCAAGGTCGTATCAGTCCAAATAGTAGAGCTGTAATAAAGCTCTCCGAACATTTGGATGCACCAGCTATGCTCGATGGCTTACAGGCTTTCAGTCATATTTGGCTCTTGTGGGTCTTTCACGCCAATAGCAACCGTGCAAGCCTCAAAAAGGTTCGCCCCCCTCGATTGGCCGGAGAGAAAGCGGGAGTTTTTGCCAGCCGCAGCCCTCACCGACCAAACCCCATCGGTCTGAGCGCCGTTCGTTTGGATAAGATTGAAGGATCAATATTGCATATTAGCGGCGTGGATTTGATCTCAGGCACACCGGTTTTGGATATTAAGCCCTACATACCTGAGTGGGATTCTCTTCCCGAAGCCAGTGACGGATGGCTGAGCCAACACCCTGACCCCATCTATTCTGTTACTTTCTCCCCCCTGGCTCTCGAAACAATGAAGGCTCTTGAGGCAGAGCAATTTCTCGCCCTGCCCCTGAATGAGATTCAATCCGCGATTCGAGAGTGTCTGGAGCGAGACCCGCGACCCACACCCTACCGCCGGCTAGAGGCCAAGCAATCGCCCAATATAAAGGATGGCTACGGCTTTGAAATCTATGGCCTCAATGTTTGCTTTCAATGGGAAGGTAATGGGTTTCTCGTCACCCGAGTTGAAAGAACAACCAAGGAAAGCACCAACGACACTGGACCCAACCATAGCGCCGATTGA
- the mgtE gene encoding magnesium transporter — protein sequence MKLNPTNTAIIKRLLVGRSSRPLHGILAKVEAADLATLMSTLNSRERRLLLTALRNLGRDFETLVEVPEQQLAEILEEMNEKDLLALLVYAPEEDGAYFLTQLGEARRVDLLEQMEAPRRARIGQFLAYPEDSAGRMMQTKVFSLPIHLTASEGLEVLRNRAQEESIYYIYCVDDDGRLAGVASLRALAIAPAATPLAKLIKKELVTVRPEDDSEEVARLVSHYDFIALPVVNENGNLLGVITVDDVLDIIQEQATANLYAQAGLKEDDRVYTTTGEKIKKRLPWMFLNLCLAALASSVVSLFEDTMSTLIVLASVKNIVAGISGNTAIQTLTVVTRGIATGDFSYISQARAVIRETVVGMVLGLITGLACGILVYVWKGSLFVGIVIFVSMLLNSLVAACWGALIPLILQKLDRDPAIGSGVLVTMTTDILSFFSFLGIAALGLRFFGDF from the coding sequence ATGAAGCTAAATCCGACCAATACCGCCATTATTAAGCGTTTGTTAGTGGGCCGCTCCAGCCGCCCTTTGCATGGCATTTTGGCGAAGGTGGAAGCCGCAGATCTAGCAACTCTCATGTCGACTTTGAATAGCCGGGAGCGGAGGCTACTGTTGACCGCCCTCCGTAACTTGGGTCGCGACTTTGAAACCCTGGTTGAAGTTCCTGAGCAACAACTTGCTGAAATCCTTGAGGAAATGAACGAAAAAGATCTTCTCGCTTTGCTCGTCTATGCTCCTGAGGAAGACGGCGCTTATTTTCTGACCCAGCTGGGAGAGGCACGTAGAGTGGATCTTCTGGAGCAGATGGAGGCTCCAAGACGCGCCCGTATTGGGCAGTTCCTGGCGTATCCAGAGGATTCCGCCGGGCGGATGATGCAAACAAAGGTGTTTTCCCTACCCATCCACCTAACGGCCTCCGAGGGACTAGAGGTCCTTCGTAACCGCGCCCAGGAAGAGTCCATTTACTATATATACTGCGTGGACGATGACGGTCGTCTTGCGGGAGTGGCATCTCTTCGCGCTTTGGCCATTGCCCCTGCCGCCACTCCCTTGGCCAAGTTAATTAAAAAGGAGCTGGTCACGGTTCGTCCAGAAGACGACTCGGAAGAAGTGGCCCGCCTGGTGTCCCACTACGATTTCATTGCCCTACCAGTGGTGAACGAAAATGGCAACCTTCTCGGGGTCATCACTGTTGATGATGTGCTGGATATTATTCAGGAGCAGGCGACCGCCAACCTCTATGCGCAGGCTGGCTTGAAAGAGGATGATCGGGTCTACACCACCACAGGCGAAAAGATCAAAAAGCGCCTGCCTTGGATGTTTCTTAATCTCTGTTTGGCGGCTCTGGCCAGCTCCGTGGTGAGTCTGTTCGAAGACACCATGAGCACCCTGATTGTTTTGGCTTCAGTCAAAAACATTGTTGCTGGTATCAGCGGTAATACAGCCATTCAAACTCTCACCGTGGTCACTCGGGGAATTGCCACGGGTGATTTTAGTTACATCTCACAAGCTCGGGCTGTGATCCGCGAAACTGTAGTCGGGATGGTTTTGGGCCTCATCACTGGGCTGGCCTGTGGAATTCTCGTTTATGTTTGGAAAGGCTCGCTTTTTGTCGGCATTGTTATTTTTGTGTCCATGCTTCTGAACTCCCTGGTCGCAGCCTGCTGGGGCGCTTTGATTCCCCTAATCTTGCAGAAGTTGGATCGAGACCCGGCGATTGGCAGTGGTGTTCTTGTCACCATGACAACCGACATTTTGAGCTTCTTTAGCTTCCTCGGTATTGCCGCCCTGGGTCTTCGCTTCTTTGGCGATTTTTGA
- a CDS encoding (2Fe-2S)-binding protein, giving the protein MNQQRPPRKPKSPIVCRCNNVDQETIEKAITRGCTTLNRVFDATKAGVGACGGSCRIYIARMLESYAQSGTFPETARPQGQKKKRR; this is encoded by the coding sequence ATGAATCAACAAAGACCACCACGAAAGCCAAAAAGTCCAATTGTTTGCCGATGTAACAACGTCGATCAGGAAACCATTGAGAAGGCTATCACCCGAGGATGCACCACTTTAAATCGGGTCTTTGACGCTACCAAGGCTGGAGTTGGTGCTTGTGGTGGGTCTTGCCGAATCTACATTGCCAGGATGCTCGAGTCCTATGCCCAATCCGGAACCTTTCCCGAGACCGCCCGACCTCAGGGGCAAAAAAAGAAGCGACGTTGA
- the sohB gene encoding protease SohB, protein MEYFLDIGVFSGKVAVIVIGVLVILFAIALLVARKQQERQEHLEVQDLNEKLRSYTNLLKSAIFSKKEWKDEAKKQKKEYKAKEKQSDHRPRLFVLDFEGDIKAEEVDRLRHEISIVLSVAQPGDEAVVRVESPGGMVHTYGLAAAQLLRFKQHKIPLTICVDKVAASGGYLMACTADKILAAPFAIVGSIGVLAQVPNLHRLLKKHDVDYEEITSGEYKRTVSLMGEITPKGREKFTEQIEDTHKLFKEFVIKCRPQLDLEKVATGEHWFGERALALSLVDELVTSDEFLISQMADKQIYHLELAEKKTLGEKLSEAINGTAAKASESFLHSLFKRWIV, encoded by the coding sequence GTGGAGTATTTTCTTGATATTGGTGTATTTAGCGGAAAGGTCGCCGTTATTGTGATCGGGGTTCTCGTGATCCTGTTTGCCATTGCCCTTTTAGTGGCACGGAAGCAACAGGAACGCCAGGAACACCTGGAAGTCCAGGACCTCAATGAGAAGCTGCGTAGTTACACGAATCTGTTAAAGTCTGCCATTTTTAGCAAAAAGGAGTGGAAAGACGAGGCTAAAAAGCAAAAGAAGGAATACAAGGCTAAGGAAAAGCAATCCGATCACCGGCCTCGCCTTTTTGTCTTAGACTTTGAAGGTGACATCAAAGCCGAAGAGGTTGACCGTCTTCGCCACGAGATTAGTATTGTTCTCAGTGTGGCTCAGCCTGGAGATGAAGCCGTTGTGAGAGTGGAAAGCCCTGGCGGTATGGTCCACACCTATGGGCTAGCTGCGGCTCAGCTTCTCCGCTTTAAACAACACAAGATTCCTCTCACGATTTGTGTCGACAAGGTGGCTGCCAGTGGCGGCTATTTAATGGCCTGTACCGCAGATAAGATTTTGGCCGCTCCCTTTGCCATCGTTGGCTCCATTGGGGTCTTGGCCCAGGTTCCCAACCTTCACCGCCTGCTCAAAAAACACGATGTGGACTACGAAGAAATCACCAGTGGTGAATACAAACGCACAGTGAGCCTAATGGGAGAAATCACCCCCAAGGGTCGGGAGAAGTTCACCGAGCAAATCGAGGATACCCACAAGCTTTTTAAGGAATTCGTTATCAAGTGTCGACCCCAATTGGATTTGGAGAAAGTGGCCACTGGAGAACACTGGTTTGGCGAGCGTGCACTTGCTCTCAGCTTGGTAGATGAGCTGGTGACCAGCGACGAATTTCTCATTTCGCAAATGGCCGATAAGCAGATTTATCATTTGGAATTGGCTGAAAAGAAAACTCTAGGTGAGAAGCTTTCCGAAGCAATTAATGGAACCGCCGCAAAAGCCAGTGAGTCCTTCCTCCACTCACTGTTTAAGCGTTGGATCGTCTGA
- the mutM gene encoding bifunctional DNA-formamidopyrimidine glycosylase/DNA-(apurinic or apyrimidinic site) lyase, whose translation MPELPEVETVRLGLENLIPSGTSIESVERRHRSLREPIRPSELKKLSGQALLGFRRRAKYLLWETDSLMVVSHLGMTGSWRLLEGEPGKHDHLLVYLKGGPILAYNDPRRFGIFRVLPKLDWEKAPYFSQLGPEPLTENEFSPGYLFVRSRRKKVAVKPFLMDQRVVVGVGNIYASEALFRAGVKPTRAAGRITRRECARIVEACRQVLGEALQAGGTTIRDFRQAGGGEGYFAQKLLVYGRGGESCSRCKNPIKQRVIGGRSSFWCPSCQK comes from the coding sequence ATGCCTGAACTGCCGGAAGTTGAAACAGTCCGCTTGGGATTGGAGAATTTGATTCCAAGCGGAACTTCCATCGAATCTGTTGAGCGGAGACACAGATCTCTTCGTGAGCCCATTCGTCCCTCGGAGTTAAAGAAACTCAGTGGTCAGGCCCTCCTTGGATTTCGCCGCCGGGCCAAGTATCTTCTTTGGGAAACTGACTCTTTGATGGTGGTATCCCATCTAGGAATGACCGGGTCTTGGCGCCTGCTTGAGGGGGAACCCGGAAAGCACGATCACCTGTTGGTTTACCTTAAAGGTGGCCCAATACTCGCCTACAACGATCCCCGTCGCTTTGGCATCTTTCGCGTGTTGCCGAAATTGGATTGGGAGAAGGCTCCGTACTTTTCTCAGCTCGGGCCTGAGCCATTGACTGAGAATGAATTTTCGCCGGGTTATTTGTTCGTCCGATCACGCCGTAAAAAGGTCGCTGTTAAACCTTTCCTCATGGATCAAAGAGTCGTGGTTGGGGTGGGCAACATCTACGCATCGGAAGCCTTGTTTCGCGCCGGAGTGAAACCCACGAGGGCAGCGGGCCGCATCACACGCAGGGAATGCGCGAGAATTGTGGAGGCCTGTCGGCAAGTCCTTGGCGAGGCGCTGCAGGCCGGAGGAACTACCATTCGTGATTTCCGGCAGGCCGGAGGGGGTGAAGGCTACTTTGCCCAAAAGCTCCTGGTCTATGGTCGCGGCGGTGAGTCCTGTTCTCGCTGCAAAAACCCAATCAAGCAACGAGTTATCGGTGGGCGAAGTTCCTTCTGGTGCCCCAGCTGCCAGAAGTAG
- a CDS encoding (2Fe-2S)-binding protein: MDKEIKVSIPGREELSLKYQESGSQLHLIHLKAIGGPSLLGLVAEWRGKLKGPIASLPLPEGPSTGAMLLREVILRAQGKWQFPYEHEELCHCRVVATAKVDAAVLTGAHHPRDVSKQTSASTACGTCLPDVEAIIAYRLGK, from the coding sequence ATGGACAAAGAGATCAAGGTCTCCATCCCGGGCCGGGAGGAGTTAAGTCTTAAGTATCAAGAGTCCGGTAGCCAACTGCACCTGATTCACCTTAAAGCTATAGGTGGGCCAAGTCTGCTTGGATTGGTGGCTGAGTGGAGAGGAAAATTAAAGGGACCGATAGCATCCCTGCCTCTTCCGGAGGGCCCCTCAACAGGAGCCATGCTGCTACGGGAGGTGATCCTCAGAGCTCAGGGCAAGTGGCAGTTTCCCTATGAGCATGAAGAACTCTGCCACTGTCGAGTGGTCGCGACGGCCAAGGTGGATGCGGCTGTTCTGACCGGGGCTCACCATCCACGAGATGTGAGTAAACAAACCTCCGCGAGCACGGCCTGTGGCACCTGCCTTCCCGATGTGGAAGCTATAATCGCCTATCGATTAGGGAAATAA
- a CDS encoding PAS domain-containing sensor histidine kinase, with protein sequence MKKPSVFPWRLFRWFVGNQFLMILLLFSVYYLAEWARIDALTEGELKTEQLALMRRSLGIGLLLTLGVTILMGRRLVTPMGRLIEKTRRMRKFPFAGDQLSEEELGLEETGEWYNLERAINKLGRDYRNKTVRLSREKTELRAIMAAIGEAVLAVDIEGKPLFYNNQFADLFRLQSWDERKVGLGEVVRSPDIVEGLRLAAKSGIANCGDLEIVLPGNKQAHHFKVTYTPLRKKHNDEVYGVVAVFMDQTKVKATEKMRIEFVANASHELRTPITPLKGYIQTLKEDLQSGRTEDVAQFLEVIERNVNRLSDLVSDLLDLSQLESDDALVSKPTSTRAVTERVLQQLDTRNHDLEVDLQVDEVLGDPVRIEQVLRNLLQNAVRYVPAGRRIEVHWEEGAEGKPCLRVKDFGPGIPEAHLSRLFERFYRVDVGRSRETGGTGIGLSLVKHIMQSHGGSVSVKSTPGTGTEFTCQF encoded by the coding sequence TTGAAGAAGCCCTCGGTCTTCCCCTGGCGGCTATTCCGCTGGTTTGTGGGAAATCAGTTTCTGATGATTTTGCTTCTGTTTTCGGTCTACTACCTGGCGGAGTGGGCGCGGATTGATGCTCTCACCGAAGGTGAGTTGAAGACTGAGCAGCTTGCACTGATGAGGCGTAGTCTTGGCATCGGACTTTTATTAACACTGGGAGTCACGATTCTAATGGGCCGGCGATTGGTCACCCCGATGGGTCGGCTTATTGAAAAAACCCGACGAATGCGAAAGTTTCCTTTTGCCGGCGATCAGTTGAGTGAGGAAGAGCTGGGCTTGGAAGAGACGGGCGAATGGTACAATCTTGAGCGGGCGATCAATAAACTAGGAAGAGATTATCGCAACAAGACAGTGCGCCTGTCGCGAGAAAAGACAGAACTGCGCGCAATTATGGCAGCCATAGGCGAGGCTGTATTGGCGGTTGATATTGAGGGTAAACCACTGTTTTACAACAATCAGTTTGCTGATCTTTTCCGCCTACAAAGTTGGGATGAACGAAAAGTGGGCCTGGGTGAGGTCGTCAGGTCTCCAGATATTGTCGAGGGTTTGAGGTTGGCGGCAAAGAGTGGAATTGCCAACTGTGGCGACTTGGAGATTGTCCTGCCGGGAAACAAGCAAGCTCATCATTTTAAAGTGACTTACACTCCGCTGAGAAAAAAGCATAATGATGAAGTCTATGGCGTTGTGGCTGTGTTTATGGATCAGACTAAGGTGAAGGCGACGGAAAAGATGCGAATTGAATTTGTCGCCAATGCCTCTCACGAACTGCGTACGCCGATCACTCCTTTGAAAGGCTATATACAAACTCTCAAAGAGGATCTCCAGTCCGGGCGAACCGAGGATGTGGCTCAGTTTTTGGAGGTCATCGAACGAAATGTGAATCGCCTCAGTGATCTGGTCAGTGATTTGTTGGATCTTTCTCAACTGGAATCGGATGATGCACTTGTCAGCAAACCCACTTCGACTCGGGCAGTGACCGAACGTGTGTTACAGCAGCTTGACACTAGAAATCACGATCTCGAAGTGGATCTTCAAGTCGATGAAGTTCTGGGGGATCCGGTTCGCATTGAACAGGTGTTGAGAAACCTTCTGCAAAATGCGGTTCGCTATGTTCCCGCTGGTCGTCGTATCGAGGTCCACTGGGAGGAAGGTGCCGAGGGGAAGCCCTGTTTACGGGTAAAAGACTTTGGCCCTGGCATTCCTGAAGCCCATCTCAGTCGACTGTTTGAGCGTTTTTATCGCGTGGATGTGGGGCGCAGTCGCGAAACTGGAGGCACGGGAATCGGCCTATCCCTGGTCAAGCATATCATGCAGTCTCACGGCGGATCGGTTTCCGTCAAAAGCACACCTGGCACAGGGACTGAATTTACCTGTCAGTTCTAG
- a CDS encoding DUF3307 domain-containing protein — MDFTTDWTPLGFAFLLLVIYQVKHFLADFPLQREYMLRKTDASWGFFAPLAVHCLVHGTLTLVIVLILAPHLWWLALLDVVIHFIMDRIKSGPRYLGRYNDKAKAAYWNCFGIDQMVHHLTHFYIVWVIIHDVYPG, encoded by the coding sequence ATGGATTTTACAACAGATTGGACCCCCCTCGGATTTGCCTTCCTGTTACTGGTGATCTACCAGGTGAAACACTTTTTAGCCGACTTCCCACTGCAACGTGAATATATGCTGCGCAAGACTGACGCCAGCTGGGGATTTTTTGCTCCTCTTGCCGTTCACTGTTTGGTTCATGGGACTCTGACCCTGGTGATTGTTCTCATACTGGCTCCCCATCTGTGGTGGCTGGCCCTTTTGGATGTGGTGATTCACTTTATTATGGATCGAATCAAGTCAGGTCCCCGCTATCTGGGTCGCTACAACGATAAAGCCAAGGCAGCCTACTGGAACTGTTTTGGTATCGATCAGATGGTTCATCACCTCACCCACTTCTATATCGTTTGGGTAATCATCCACGACGTCTATCCCGGGTAG
- a CDS encoding MFS transporter: MHPLRTRWAYVLFAYFCLFALGFLDNARGPAFPSILSDLNLSDERGSWLFSAASITSFVASYSCRWVLPLSGSLWLLRLGLMIMAVGAAAIGQSESLLFLIFGSALLGFGQGVTAVSQHTLIQENSPESQWRRLFSGLHSTYGFASLLAPLGYAHLMGLGWHWSRVFLLFSAIPILVLLSSSLLAARRIPATPPVRHKVMGDSIGRQYFWVALFLGGYLVGELSISTRLVLLLQRGRGLAADQAAHALTGFFLLLFLSRLLFFIKPVTRWSSRKIIQFCLVSSLLSYVLALTGHHIWFVLCGALMGPFFPVTMEMMATIFGVRSGHALSLAMSFGTFSIVLMHYGLGVLSDWSSLQSALWLGPVSLVLSLVVLSTRVTRNPLPSH, encoded by the coding sequence ATGCACCCGCTTCGTACCCGTTGGGCGTATGTCCTCTTTGCTTATTTCTGCCTATTTGCTTTGGGCTTTCTCGACAACGCCCGCGGCCCCGCCTTTCCATCGATTCTCAGTGATCTCAATCTAAGTGATGAACGGGGGTCCTGGTTGTTTTCGGCGGCGAGTATCACCAGTTTTGTGGCCAGCTACAGTTGTCGGTGGGTTTTGCCCCTTTCCGGATCATTGTGGCTTTTGCGCCTGGGATTGATGATCATGGCTGTCGGAGCGGCAGCCATTGGCCAGTCTGAGTCCCTGTTGTTTTTGATTTTTGGATCAGCCCTTTTGGGCTTTGGGCAGGGAGTGACGGCAGTATCTCAGCACACACTAATCCAGGAAAACTCGCCAGAGTCTCAGTGGCGCAGGCTTTTCTCGGGACTCCATAGTACCTATGGGTTTGCATCACTGTTGGCGCCACTTGGCTATGCCCACCTGATGGGGTTGGGCTGGCATTGGAGCCGGGTGTTTCTTTTGTTTTCGGCCATCCCCATTTTGGTTTTACTGTCGAGTAGTCTGTTAGCCGCTCGTCGTATACCAGCCACCCCTCCGGTCCGTCATAAGGTTATGGGAGATTCCATAGGACGGCAGTACTTCTGGGTCGCTTTGTTTCTCGGGGGTTATTTGGTCGGCGAACTCTCCATTAGCACCCGATTGGTTCTTCTTCTCCAGCGTGGGCGCGGATTAGCCGCAGATCAGGCGGCGCATGCACTGACTGGTTTTTTTCTCTTGTTGTTTCTGTCTCGACTGTTGTTTTTCATTAAGCCCGTCACCCGTTGGTCGAGCCGGAAGATCATTCAGTTTTGTCTGGTCAGCTCTTTGCTCAGCTATGTATTGGCCCTCACAGGACACCACATTTGGTTTGTCCTCTGTGGGGCACTGATGGGGCCCTTCTTTCCGGTAACCATGGAGATGATGGCAACTATTTTCGGTGTACGCAGCGGCCACGCACTTTCTTTGGCCATGTCGTTTGGCACATTTTCAATTGTCCTTATGCACTACGGCCTCGGTGTATTGAGTGATTGGTCGAGTCTTCAATCGGCGCTATGGTTGGGTCCAGTGTCGTTGGTGCTTTCCTTGGTTGTTCTTTCAACTCGGGTGACGAGAAACCCATTACCTTCCCATTGA
- a CDS encoding YjbQ family protein codes for MFQTELRISTHGKGLYLFNREAESLLEGHLPDTGLVHLFLQHTSASLVIQENADPTAKNDLETFMERLAPEDEAWHTHTVEGPDDTTSHLKSALTQSFLVLPVQNGRLALGTWQGLYLWEHRRAPHTRRILITVMAGQ; via the coding sequence ATGTTTCAAACCGAATTGCGCATTTCCACACATGGCAAGGGACTCTATCTTTTTAATCGAGAAGCTGAGTCGCTTCTTGAAGGGCATCTGCCCGACACCGGACTTGTCCACCTCTTTTTGCAACATACATCTGCCTCTTTGGTCATTCAGGAAAACGCCGACCCTACTGCGAAAAATGATCTGGAGACCTTTATGGAGCGGCTGGCACCGGAAGACGAAGCCTGGCATACTCATACGGTTGAAGGCCCCGACGATACCACCTCCCATTTGAAGTCGGCCCTCACCCAATCTTTTCTAGTTCTTCCCGTTCAGAATGGACGGCTGGCCCTAGGAACTTGGCAGGGCCTTTATCTTTGGGAACATAGAAGAGCTCCTCACACCCGCAGGATATTGATTACGGTAATGGCGGGTCAGTGA
- a CDS encoding D-tyrosyl-tRNA(Tyr) deacylase codes for MKAVVQRVQRASVQVDGRVVGEIGPGLMTLLGVEKGDSEDQLKWMVQKILDLRIFPDQAGKMNLSLLETGGGHLIVSQFTLAGDCSRGRRPAFTGAEDPERAKEFYLRAIELSQAAGVKTEAGEFGGDMKVELVNDGPVTLILER; via the coding sequence ATGAAAGCAGTGGTACAAAGAGTTCAGCGAGCCAGTGTCCAAGTTGATGGTCGAGTCGTGGGTGAAATTGGTCCCGGACTTATGACTTTGCTTGGAGTGGAAAAGGGCGACTCGGAAGACCAACTCAAGTGGATGGTGCAAAAGATCCTTGATCTGCGCATCTTCCCTGACCAGGCTGGAAAGATGAACCTCTCCTTGCTTGAAACCGGCGGTGGCCATTTGATCGTCTCCCAATTCACTTTGGCTGGAGATTGTTCCCGAGGCCGGCGGCCCGCATTTACCGGGGCTGAAGATCCTGAGAGAGCCAAAGAGTTTTATTTGCGGGCCATCGAGCTGAGCCAGGCAGCGGGAGTCAAGACTGAAGCGGGCGAATTTGGCGGCGACATGAAGGTGGAGCTGGTCAACGACGGGCCGGTGACACTGATTCTTGAACGGTGA
- the greA gene encoding transcription elongation factor GreA produces MATDKQPMTLTGKAMLEAELKRLLTQERPSVIRAIEEARGHGDLSENADYDAAKERQAFVEARISEIQGKLVGAEVVDPKSIKADRVVFGATVVLQDLDTDDEVTYQIVGEDEADVKNGKISVFSPLARSMIGKRAGDVVEFKSPKGEREYEILSFKFV; encoded by the coding sequence ATGGCGACTGATAAACAGCCCATGACTTTGACTGGAAAAGCGATGCTGGAAGCTGAACTTAAGAGACTGCTGACCCAGGAGCGTCCGTCCGTCATCCGTGCGATTGAAGAGGCCAGGGGCCACGGTGATTTGAGTGAAAACGCTGACTATGATGCTGCCAAAGAAAGGCAAGCCTTTGTTGAAGCCCGGATTTCTGAAATCCAGGGTAAGCTGGTTGGCGCGGAAGTGGTCGACCCAAAGTCCATCAAAGCTGACCGCGTGGTGTTTGGAGCGACAGTGGTTCTTCAGGACTTAGACACCGATGATGAAGTTACCTATCAAATCGTTGGCGAAGATGAGGCCGACGTCAAAAATGGCAAGATCTCCGTATTTTCCCCTTTAGCACGTTCCATGATCGGTAAGCGCGCCGGCGATGTGGTGGAGTTCAAAAGCCCGAAAGGCGAGCGGGAATACGAAATCTTAAGCTTCAAGTTTGTTTAG